CAAATGAACAGAAGGTGTTTAACAAGGAATGATCTGATCATTGCAAAAGAAAGTCTTTTGAAAGGTTTACTATCACATTTCTAAGCGAGAAAAGGCCTCAACACACTCTGTCGGGGAGATGACATTCTGTAAGTTTACAACGTGACACAAATTTCTGATAGTGAGGTCAAACAGACACGGACCTCATTCCCTGAAGGGCTGACTCACCCAACACCCAAGGCcttgtctaaaaaaaaataataatttaatgtttTTCCAGAAAAGATGCATTAGCACAACTAGAAACTGTGAATCTTGACATGGAAATAACTCGATAAAATCCCGTAACGTGGATGACACAAGAGTCAGAGAATGTGATCACTTCTGTCTTTCAAAGCCTCCAGTCTGATCTTCTCTGGACACCATTCCATGGAGAGTCGAGCCCATCAGCCATCGCCCCACGTTGTTGTACCAGCAGGAAGCGTGGCCCTGGTGAGCGCTGGTGTGGGGACACTCCCGGGCACTCACAGCAGCCACCAAACTGCAGAAGTCATCTTTGGGCAGAAGATGGTTAAACCCACACCCGACTGCCAGCGCTCGGTCACACACAGGTGACACCAGATTTGCTCTGAGTAGACTCTGGCAATTAGTGGTTaagaaaaatgttaacattttaatgACATGTACGATCCAGTGTTAGATGCTGTTCTGCCTGGGGCGGCCCCACTTGCTGTAAAAGGATGAAGAATAAAGGACAGAGCTAGTGGCAGTGAGAGCCCAAGTTCCTGGATGAAAAAGCCGCGACCCCACACGACCCCACACGTCTCTCATCAAATGTTAACGAAGCGCTGAGACAAGTGTCTTGTCTCAAATGAgcctgcagagcagaggcacttggATTTGCACCTGAATGGCTATTGTTTAAGATATTTCTTAAACCTCAAATCAGCAGGGACTCCACTTCCTAGAAGAGGAGCTTgtagggttggttttgtttggtttttttttaacaacgaGGCAGCAAGAAAGACTTCAAAGCAGATTTTTGACCCTCCTCACAGTTAGATTAGATGGGATCGTATCCTTCATTTGCTGTTAGTGGTTTTCTCCAGAATGGCACAGGGGAAGGCTTTAAAGATAAAGGCTGTATTTATCTTCAAATAGAGCAAAATGTTCAGAACAGCTTTCAAAAGCTGTCACGTGTGTTACAGCGATTTATTCCGGATGTTTACATGCTCAGCTGACATTTCTATTTAATAGAACAGGGCAGTATATAAATAGAAACTATGTAAATTTCTAACCAAAACAGGCCAATAACTGACAAGTAAATCCTCATCTTCCTATTAAAGGGTCATTCTTTAAAAGTCACATTTTTGTAACGACTTAAACACAAAATGAGCATGCCTTTTTTTATTCATCCTGAGACACCTTTCAACatctaaaggaggaaaaaaaaaaattcaccagtTATTTTGCATCCACAATCCTGCTACTGCTCTTCAAATCTCTGCCACTTAcacatggggttttttctggACAAGCTTTCCTGCAGGAAAATTTCTCCAAGTTTGCAGAGGAACACcccagtgttttaaaaacaaatcaggtTTCAAGTTTCAGTGTTCCTTTCAAGGCTTGTTTATAATTTCCAAATAGCCAACAAAATGCTGGATGTCATCTTTATGTCAAGCTTCCAGAAGTGCATCGAACTTCCCAAATCCCAAAGAACTTCCCGCTCACATTCATAATGAATGGTAGGTTACGTGCCTTACCAATAAAACAAATCAACCccacaacaggaaaaataaacaacaaaccaccctccccaacaaaataaacaaacaaacaaaacaaaaaaaactactCTCTTTTGAGTTGCAGAAAAAGTGAAATCTCAAAGCAAACCTACATTATTCAGAGCAAAATTCCTCTAGGAATTTgcactgggggaggggggagctcccAGTGGAGGAACTCGGAATTAGCAAGAACAGGTGGAAACACATTCCTGTTATTAAAATCTTTTGAATCATTTAGAGATGAAAAGCAAgaggttttttcccagctgtgtgaTTTATATTTGGGCGAATGCCAGCTCGCTGACATCTACTGCCAGCAGGGTGTGTAAAAGCCAGACATTTTACAAGTTTCAGGATTTGACACGAATCCAAGTAAAACGGATACTTTGGCACCCACCTCACTCACCCTttggaaaatacaaaatcagaCAGAGCTGCACGGGGCAAAACAGAAGCAGTAGTTTCTGAAGCCTTTGACTCCTGCCTCTTAATAGCCCAAATTTCCTCATGAGAGATGAACTTTTTCAATGCGTATTgtcattcttttctatttttattctatttacaTTGCCCAGCAGCAACCTAGTAAAAGTCGTGCCTTTGTCTTGCCTGAAACTTCTCTGAAAGACTATGGCTTCTAGAAGACAGAGGTGTAAAATAAGGAATATTTACATTAGTGGTGAATGTGCGCGCGAGCAGCTCTTCCCGCTGCCGCTCCTGCTGCTCCCGGATGTAACGGCGATGCTGGAAGTTCCTCAGAGCTGTCTGCAGGTGCTGAACGTCGTACTTCAGCTGGTCAACCCGGCTAGAAAGGACCAACACGAGGGATAAAAACACAGCTCTTTTCTGGTGCTTTTTATATgaacaatcatagaatcaaagaatcatagaaccatgaagatcatcgagttccaaatgCAGCATTATAAATCAACAgtgatgaataataaataaatagtgaTGGGTTCTACTTATCCAGAAGACAAAGGACATTCAATGTTAGGCCAATATTCCAGACTTAGATCTTCCATTCCTCTGTTTTCTACTAAAGAGGTGATTAGTTCACTGGAGGCTAACGACAGAATGCGAAGCGGAATTCTTGAGCTGTCTCAGACACCCTACCCCATGACCTGTCTCTTCAGGAGAACAGTCATTTAACAAAGATTTGGGAAGATGGTAGGATTTGAACAGTTTCTATTTTATGACCCTCATGCACACAAAAGATTAAACTTTCAAGTTTCATTAATTACCACTATATTCTTAAGCTTGAGTTTTTATTAAAAGGGGTTTAAAAGTCAGTGGGCAATACAGGAGACGTCTCCATTAGCTTAAACAAATAACATCCAAAACTCCATTGCCTCTGATCAAACGCTCCATGACTATAAAGAAAACCTCGATGACTATTTCAGATACTGACCTCGCTGATACAGGTGACATGAAATCTACCCCCAGTATCTACAGAGGCATTTGGGGACTCAATGTTAACAGTAGAGTTACAGAATAAATTAGAACAGAGGTCtgaggtctctggtccaacctcctgctcaaactTTAGAAACTTCCTTATTTTAGTCACCAACAGCCAGGAAAATGGTCCAGAGAAAATGACACCAAGTGAAGTAATTTTACTCTTTGCTTCCACAAATGCCATTAAAAGCAAATGCCATATAAAGTAGAGATTTTTCTGAGCCTCCAAGTGCCACGTTCTGCTCATCTCAGAACAGAGCCATGAATCCAGCTCCATCACCCATCTGTGGTTAAATGCGGGACAGTGATTTTTGCCTCTGTGCCTCAATTTTGCTACGGGAGAGCACAGAGATAAGTTATGCAAAGTACAAAGGTTTCCACTCAAATCAAAAGGCAAAGGGCTCTaataaatttaatgaaaataattacaaagacTACACTACGCTATCACAGCAAGGAAGGTGAACTTACAGTTTAGCATTCTGCCGCTTGTTGGGAGGTTCTTTGCTGGACAGGATTTCCAGACGTTCCAAGTTGCTGAATATATTGTCTATTCTTGCCTGAATCTCATTTTCTACtactgcaaggaaataaaaatgtgatttgaaTTGAAGAACTGCAATCTGAGTGAAGGTAAAAGCTCAAAAGCATTCGAACCAGTATTTAAAACCTGACAGGCAAATCCACACTGGGTGAAAATCAAGTAACTGAGGACGATACATACCATGAAAAGCTACTTCTTTAACTCAGTGGTTTGAGACTCTtgcatttctctcctcctccaagGAGAGAGCCAGGAAAGCCTCTGCTCCTTCTAGATATCAGAGCCTTTTTCCCCTATCAGCTCCATGGATTAGGGTATAAAGCTCCCACATtcccccctgcagccccttcctgTTCCCTCAGCAGGATTTGCTCACACAAGAAAGTTAAGATATAATAGTATACTATATAATAGCCAGGATGATTCTCACAACAATAGCAATTTAAACCTCTGAAAACTGTTAACACAGAGTTAATATACACCATCCGTACCCAGCCCAGAGTTGACAGGAATGGGCAGACTGGCCAAGGAGCTCAGAAAGAGGTGGCCAAACCAGGGCTGGGCAGCCCTGGCAGGTGGAAAACAAGGCCACAAAATAATTGCCTCTGTAATCATCTACCTTGCAATTGCTTCTGATAGTCTGCACTGAAATAGCAGAGGGGCAATGGTACACAGTGCAAACTCAGGTACTTGTACTTTAATGAGGTGGGAAACCGATACAGCCAGGGAAAGAGTGATACGGTGTCAGTCACTGCAGTTGTTGCACAGCAGAACTCGGCACCAGCCACAACCCCCTTTTCCATCTGGCATTTTCTAAccacagcacagcccagcatTTCCCAACGTAAGGAATTGCACATGAGGACGAAAGGAATTGCACAGAAGGACGAAAGCTGGGAGCACCATTAATGACCTGACACTCCTGTGTCTAAAGAGGGTGAGCTGAGAGGCTGAAGGTCGCACCCTCCAGAGCGTGTCCCCAGACCCATCATTAGAGGACAGAAGCACCGTCACGTCCGTGCGGGCATGAGGACAGTCCTGGAGTCTCGGACTGCTGTGGTCAGACCCAATATAAATAATGAGCAAATCCTACAGGCACCATTTGTTGTTATTTTGAATTTAGACTAAAGAGGGATCCAGAAAAACATGATTAACCAACTGCCAACTTCTCCACTTATCTCAGGACTTTACAGAAAATCGCATTTGGCAGAACTTGGAAAAAGCAAAGAGCAGATACAGCCCCTTCTCTTTGCCCTTTGACCTCAGACAATCAAAGAGTATCCAACTCACACGTATAGAAACAAATCAACCAAATTGTCCTAATTCATCTTTCCATCATTCAGAACAGCTAAACTTACCAGAAAAGCAACCAGGAGAGCAGAAAGACAATTACATCTTACACTTTTCTGAGCAAGAAGGGATTATTTGCCCCAAGTTGGAAAGGAAAGCTGCAACAAAAAGTTTCATTTCCTTGCTCCTATTCCTGCTCTTCAGCCAAAAGATAATCCTTTTTCACATAAATTCTGAAATACAGACTAATATCTAGAGCACATACCTCTATCTTCATATATATAGAAAGAGAATGTTCATTTACTGACTATGGAAGATGGTACACAAATACTATCTCCTGAAACTGGCTCAAGTAGCAGAGGCAAGATGGCAAATTATGCAAATTTTCAAGAGGTTCCAAATCACATCCAGTGAAGAGCAGGATGGGAAGTCTGGCATCGTACTGGGAGTAGTACGACCACCACAAAAACCAGAACCAGTAGATGAGTCGTTATTTTTTGATAGGAAAGTTATCACAGCCCTTTCTACATGGAAGTCGCGCTTCACAAATATATTTAGGGTAACAGAAGTCAGGCAACACGTGCAGACATGTCGCCAGTCAAGTGTCCTTTCACTTCAGAAGTTCCTGATGAGGCCCATTAGCAATTACTCATGCTGGAATTAAGGCTTCAAACACAGGTCCAAAATACATTTGTCAATTCTGCACCAGGGTAAAAAGTCCTGCCACAACATAACACAGTATTTTATTACAGTCATTTTATTAGCACAGGGTTATAGTCCAAATTGACTGAAGTAATTTCAGACTTAGCTGTTCTACATATTTCTTGTAAGTAGATGAAATTACAGGTTCCAACTCTGATCCAAGCAGGAACTACCAGAATCATCCTGCTGAAATTCCTGCAAGCCAGATCACAGCATTTTCCCCAGAACCTTTTGGGTAAGCACCTTTTGGGTAAGACTGCCAGTTAGTGGATGCTTAAGGAATACCAAAACAACAGGACAGACATATACATTTCTCAGCTTTCTGAGCTCaccaagagagctcaccaagcctctctccattacctatcaacaatcctggtcaacaggagaggtaccagatgactggagggtggccaatgtgacgcccatctacatgAAGGGCCgaaaggatgatccgggaaactataggcctgtcagcctgacctcggtaccgggaaagatcacagagaggatcatcttgagtgagctctcatggcaagtgcagggcagccaagggatccgcgccagccagcatgggtttatgaaagggaggtcctgcttaaccaacttgatctctttctatgaccatgtgacccgccttctcgatgcggggaaggctgtggacgttgtctacctggactttggtaaggcctttgacaccgtcccccacagcattctcctggagaagctggcgaatcatggcatagacaagtgtactcttcactgagtaaaaaactggctggatggccgtgcccagagagttgtaattaatggggtgaaatccagttggcggccggtcaccagtggtgtccctcagggctcagttttggggccggtcttgttcaatatctttattgatgatctagataaggggattgagtgcaccctcagtaagtttgcagatgacaccaagctaggtgggggtggtgatctgcttgagggtcagaaggctctacagagggacctggacaggttggatcaatgggccaaggccagtgggatgaggtttaataaggccaagtgccaggtcctgcatttcggtcacaacaaccccaagcaacgctacaggcttggggaagagtggctggaaagctgcccggcagaaaaggacctgggggtgttggtggacagccggcttaacatgagccagcagtgtgcccaggtggccaagaaggccaacagcatcctgccctgtatcaggaatagcgtggccagcaggagcagggcagtgatggtgcctctgtactgggcactggtgaggcctcacctcgagggctgtgttcagttctgggcccctcactacaggaaggacattgagctgctggagcatgtccagaggagagccaccaagctgctgaggggtctagagaacaagtcatatgaggagaggctgagggaaccgggcatgtttagtttggagaagaggaggctgaggggagacctcattgccctctacaactccctgaaaggagggtgtagagaggtgggtgttggcctcttctcccaagggaataatgacaggaccagaggaaatggtctgaagttggggcaggggaggtttagattagatatcaggaagaattactttactgagagagtggtcaggcactggaacagcctgcccagggaggtggtggagtcgccatccctggaggtatttaagaaacgtgtagacgtgacacttcagggcatggtctggtggctgagattgttggtttgtgtctgtttgtgggtggggtggtgtgtggttgtgggtgtttgttttggtttggttttggtgttcttggattttttgggttggtttttttgtttgtttttttgtttatttgtttgttggttggactcgatgatctcaaaggtcccatccaaccaaaaatattctgtgcttctgtgagcTTGTAACAAACTAGCCCGGTGATGTCCTCAATGTGCAGTTCTGTCCACATCAGTGTGTTGGTTACACCTCCCTGAATGCATCAATGGGGGGCTTAACCTGTTTGTATCAAAGGCCTCCACAGCACAGCCCGACAAAGAGCTCCAGGATCCACCAGCACCAAAAAATCTCCAGCTTTCCCAGAGCAAGGCATTGCAGAAGCATCCACAGTAAGCACTAGCTGTCAATTAACGAACTGTAACAGGAAGATGATTTGATGTAAATTCTTGTGCTGTCTTTTCCGTTCTGTCCTTCACACAAAACATCACTTTATTATAGTCAAGTAGTAAAATAACTTGAATGCATTCTAAATTGGTGATGTGTCTCACCAGTTGATCCCAATGACTGAAGAGCCAAATTTGTTCCAACAATGATTGTAAATACAATGCTAAAGCATACAAGGTTAAAGATGCAAGCTAAATTAAATTAGTACTGAAGTGGGACTTTTGTCACTAATTAATTACTTACAGTGTACTGAGTCTTTGTCTGAAGTCTCCAGGTGCCCCATGTAAGATTGGACCTCATGGACTTGCCTATCAAAAGACAAAGAGTAAATTAACAGAAGTCAGTTAACAGCTACAGAATCAAATCAACTTTTCAATACCtcagttttcagtttcttttacttaaaagtattttttagaaCAAAACAGGAATCAGCTACATGGTATTCAGTGGAGACAGCCCACCACTGAACACAAAAAATAACACAATTCTTCAGTATGAAGAAAGCTGTGCCTTCACTTAATGTGCATCTACAAAATAActtccagtttaaaaacaaaactcaaagtgaagggctttttctttcttcaaagattTCCAGTCCAGTTCTAGCTCCCTTTTCATATTTATAACCTGAACTGGGGCTCTCCCCCGCATCACACACCTGACATGCTGAAAGCCACCAAGATCTACCTACTCCAAGACAACCACGGAGACAAGATTCCAGATTCACATTCAAAACTCACCAGTACGGGGCACAGCAGAGGGAAGATCCGACTGGGAGAAGAGTTGGTACAAGTGAGACGTTAATAACAGATCTGCAGTGATCTACGTCCACCACTA
The Numenius arquata chromosome 23, bNumArq3.hap1.1, whole genome shotgun sequence genome window above contains:
- the GOSR2 gene encoding Golgi SNAP receptor complex member 2 isoform X3 yields the protein MEGLYHQTNKQVHEVQSYMGHLETSDKDSVHLVENEIQARIDNIFSNLERLEILSSKEPPNKRQNAKLRVDQLKYDVQHLQTALRNFQHRRYIREQQERQREELLARTFTTNGTHKKILDVANMLGLSNTVMRLIEKRAFQDKYFMIGGMILTCVIMFLVVQYLT
- the GOSR2 gene encoding Golgi SNAP receptor complex member 2 isoform X4 gives rise to the protein MEGLYHQTNKQVHEVQSYMGHLETSDKDSVHLENEIQARIDNIFSNLERLEILSSKEPPNKRQNAKLRVDQLKYDVQHLQTALRNFQHRRYIREQQERQREELLARTFTTNGTHKKILDVANMLGLSNTVMRLIEKRAFQDKYFMIGGMILTCVIMFLVVQYLT